The window CCATTAGTCTATTTGGGAGAGTATGCGTATTCCCTACCGGTATTTATATACCTTAAATTTTGGCACACGAAATTTTTGTGTCGGTTTTTTTAAATGCCCTTGATCGTTAGTTTGTCCCAGTAGTGCCCTATCTATAGGTGTAGAACGCTAAAAACTAGCTTCCAGAGCATAAAAAGAGGGCTCACAACTCTGAACGGGTAGCCTTCTGGGGAAAGCCGGGAGACAAAGGTGTGAGCCCGAGTTACAGTCTTCCTGTGCAGGTTATCGGCGCGCTACAGGAAGCATTAGCCCTATTATAGTACTAGAATGGCAGACTCTCTAGAGGATTAGCCAGTAATTCGTCTCTACTAGCGTCTGTCTCTTCACCAACCGTCTGTTGTGGAGAGGATTTAACTTTGTCCTGGCAGGCCTCTCCGCGGAAGAAGGCCCATTCTTCACAGGCGATGCCATCAGGGAATACGCAAAAACCCTGAGTGCCCATTTCATCCTCACTCATGTTCAGCGTGCCTCCTTGGTCGAGGCAGTAAACTGATGCAGGGTTGGCCAACTGACCGCTATTATCTACCGCGTCTCCCCCGCTTTGTCGGTCCGTATTCCATAGCCAATAACCAGTGCCGACAATAACGATAATAAATACTATCCAAAATATTGATCTCATAATTCCGAGATTAATTAGTATGCTCCCCTATTATACATAAAAGAAAGGGGGCTCCCCGGAGGGAGCCCTTGTTGGTTCTGGAGTATGCTACTCCT of the Candidatus Edwardsbacteria bacterium genome contains:
- a CDS encoding DUF333 domain-containing protein codes for the protein MRSIFWIVFIIVIVGTGYWLWNTDRQSGGDAVDNSGQLANPASVYCLDQGGTLNMSEDEMGTQGFCVFPDGIACEEWAFFRGEACQDKVKSSPQQTVGEETDASRDELLANPLESLPF